In one Saimiri boliviensis isolate mSaiBol1 chromosome 19, mSaiBol1.pri, whole genome shotgun sequence genomic region, the following are encoded:
- the ENSA gene encoding alpha-endosulfine yields MSQKQEEENPAEETGEEKQDTQEKEGILPERAEEAKLKAKYPSLGQKPGGSDFLMKRLQKGQKYFDSGDYNMAKAKMKNKQLPSAGPDKNLVTGDHIPTPQDLPQRKSSLVTSKLAGGQVE; encoded by the exons ATGTCCCAGAAACAAGAAGAAGAGAACCCTGCGGAGGAGACCGGCGAGGAGAAGCAG GACACGCAGGAGAAAGAAGGCATTCTCCCTGAGAGAGCTGAGGAGGCAAAGCTAAAGGCCAAATACCCAAGCCTAGGACAAAAGCCTGGAGGCTCCGATTTCCTCATGAAGAGACTCCAGAAAGGG CAAAAGTACTTTGACTCAGGAGACTACAACATGGCCAAAGCCAAGATGAAGAATAAGCAACTACCAAGTGCAGGACCAGACAAGAACCTGGTGACGGGCGACCACATCCCCACCCCACAGGATCTGCCCCAGAGAAAGTCCTCGCTCGTCACCAGCAAGCTTGCGGG